A stretch of the Synergistaceae bacterium genome encodes the following:
- the malQ gene encoding 4-alpha-glucanotransferase, translating into MEEIYLSNSRKSGILLHISSLPGPFGIGDLGSNAERFAVFLSASGAGVWQVLPLTPVSGASGHSPYSSSSAFAGSLLFVSPEKMIKDGLISEDDIEPFLGRGSAYADYAFASEVREYLLVKAWANFSSGDKRFSCMHEEFRLFREEEKFWLDDYSLFSVLKEKFGYKCWNEWPCEYRRHDRQALEQFAQQDENAGRISFISFTQFIFFRQWRALHEYCRSCGILIMGDVPMFVALDSSDVWADQDFFDLDADGRPNSVAGVPPDYFCETGQRWGNPLYRWDRMEADGFRWWVGRIKASLAMFDFIRVDHFRGFCGYWAIPAYEGTAENGEWRRAPGRALFDVLEQKIAHQYGSGSLSMVAEDLGIITDDVRDLMDKAGIPGMKVLLFAFGDGVGSNPYAPHNITRNSVIYTGTHDNNTVRGWWDNEASASDRRRFQSYIGHDIVPDDAAKYMTRLALASVADLAIIPIQDILGLDGSSRMNTPGECRGNWMWRLTQEELEYFASDGSAEAYRLREMNSLYGRCK; encoded by the coding sequence ATGGAGGAAATATATTTGAGCAATTCGCGAAAAAGCGGGATTTTATTACATATTTCAAGTCTTCCCGGGCCGTTTGGTATCGGTGATTTAGGTTCGAATGCGGAGCGGTTCGCCGTTTTCTTGTCAGCGTCAGGGGCAGGCGTCTGGCAGGTCCTTCCTCTGACGCCGGTGAGCGGCGCTTCAGGTCATTCTCCATACAGCAGCTCGTCTGCATTTGCGGGCAGCCTGTTGTTTGTCAGTCCCGAAAAAATGATAAAGGATGGGCTGATATCAGAGGATGATATAGAGCCTTTTTTAGGTCGGGGATCTGCTTATGCGGATTACGCCTTCGCGTCTGAGGTAAGGGAATATTTACTTGTAAAAGCTTGGGCCAATTTTTCTTCCGGAGATAAAAGGTTCTCCTGCATGCATGAGGAATTTCGTCTTTTCCGTGAAGAAGAAAAGTTTTGGCTTGACGATTATTCTCTCTTTTCTGTCCTTAAGGAGAAGTTCGGGTACAAGTGTTGGAATGAATGGCCCTGCGAGTATCGTCGGCATGATCGTCAGGCGCTTGAGCAGTTTGCGCAGCAGGATGAAAATGCCGGACGCATATCCTTCATATCATTCACCCAGTTCATATTCTTCAGGCAGTGGCGTGCCCTGCATGAATATTGCCGCAGCTGCGGGATCCTCATAATGGGAGATGTCCCTATGTTTGTCGCGCTTGACAGCTCTGATGTCTGGGCTGATCAGGATTTTTTTGATTTGGATGCCGATGGCAGACCGAACAGTGTCGCCGGCGTGCCGCCTGATTATTTCTGTGAGACAGGACAGAGATGGGGCAATCCTCTTTACAGGTGGGATCGCATGGAGGCCGACGGTTTCCGCTGGTGGGTGGGCAGAATCAAAGCCTCGCTTGCCATGTTCGATTTTATCAGGGTAGACCATTTCCGAGGTTTCTGCGGTTATTGGGCCATCCCCGCATATGAAGGTACGGCTGAGAACGGGGAATGGCGCCGGGCTCCGGGCAGAGCTCTGTTTGATGTGCTGGAACAGAAAATTGCCCACCAATATGGTAGCGGATCTCTTTCCATGGTTGCTGAAGACCTTGGCATAATAACGGATGATGTCAGAGATCTGATGGATAAGGCCGGTATTCCGGGCATGAAGGTGCTACTGTTTGCATTTGGCGATGGGGTAGGGAGCAATCCATATGCTCCGCATAATATCACACGAAACTCTGTCATATATACAGGCACGCACGACAATAACACTGTCCGTGGCTGGTGGGATAACGAAGCTTCTGCTTCAGACAGAAGGCGGTTCCAATCCTATATCGGACACGATATCGTCCCTGACGATGCAGCAAAATATATGACGCGGCTAGCTCTTGCATCTGTGGCTGATCTTGCTATTATACCTATTCAGGATATACTTGGCCTTGACGGTTCGTCCAGGATGAACACCCCGGGAGAATGCCGCGGTAACTGGATGTGGAGGCTTACCCAGGAGGAGCTTGAGTATTTTGCGTCGGATGGTTCTGCCGAAGCGTATAGGCTCAGAGAGATGAACTCACTGTATGGCAGATGTAAATAA